The proteins below are encoded in one region of Oncorhynchus kisutch isolate 150728-3 linkage group LG14, Okis_V2, whole genome shotgun sequence:
- the LOC116353415 gene encoding uncharacterized protein LOC116353415 isoform X2 has translation MFEQLSSLSLTLQRNDLILSQATSELRKTVTRREALKLQTMLAQQQGDERRFQGITLNGNLKGFMDLTSPQLKQHMKAAINMGVDDLKARFGGLLKDEGVQTPVESFRVLNPDTWPEDQASLLTFGNDGVADLMRHFKEPLERSGCNMAAIQDEWQGLKILVSHNVKDQSYSGLWETMLTKDPYRHDYKNILELVQLMLVLPISAAQCERDFSAHNRIKNSTRSCLGVSTTEDEDQPGGVFC, from the exons ATGTTTGAGCAGCTATCCTCACTTAGCCTCACCCTGCAAAGGAATGACCTGATCCTCTCCCAAGCCACATCAGAGTTGAGGAAGACAGTGACCAGACGAGAAGCACTAAAGCTTCAGACCATGCTTGCTCAGCAGCAGGGTGATGAGAGGAGATTCCAG GGAATAACACTGAATGGGAATCTGAAAGGCTTCATGGACCTCACCAGTCCCCAGCTGAAGCAGCACATGAAGGCAGCCATCAACATGGGCGTGGATGATCTCAAAGCCAGGTTTGGTGGTTTGCTGAAGGATGAGGGTGTCCAGACCCCAGTGGAGTCTTTCAGAGTGCTAAACCCTGACACCTGGCCAGAAGACCAGGCCAGCCTTCTCACCTTTGGCAATGATGGTGTGGCAGACCTGATGAGGCATTTCAAGGAGCCTCTAGAGAG ATCGGGGTGCAACATGGCTGCAATCCAGGATGAGTGGCAGGGGCTGAAAATCCTGGTCAGCCACAATGTCAAGGACCAGTCCTACAGTGGCCTGTGGGAGACCATGTTGACAAAGGACCCCTACAGGCACGATTACAAG AACATACTGGAGTTGGTGCAGCTTATGCTGGTGCTGCCCATTTCAGCCGCCCAGTGTGAGCGAGACTTCTCTGCGCACAACCGGATTAAGAATTCGACAAGAAGCTGCCTTGGGGTCTCCACCACCGAAGATGAGGATCAGCCTGGAGGGGTCTTCTGTTGA
- the LOC116353415 gene encoding uncharacterized protein LOC116353415 isoform X1, with translation MVNTLFCVFCHFLSDMFEQLSSLSLTLQRNDLILSQATSELRKTVTRREALKLQTMLAQQQGDERRFQGITLNGNLKGFMDLTSPQLKQHMKAAINMGVDDLKARFGGLLKDEGVQTPVESFRVLNPDTWPEDQASLLTFGNDGVADLMRHFKEPLERSGCNMAAIQDEWQGLKILVSHNVKDQSYSGLWETMLTKDPYRHDYKNILELVQLMLVLPISAAQCERDFSAHNRIKNSTRSCLGVSTTEDEDQPGGVFC, from the exons ATGGTGAATACACTCTTTTGTGTGTTCTGCCATTTTCTTTCAGACATGTTTGAGCAGCTATCCTCACTTAGCCTCACCCTGCAAAGGAATGACCTGATCCTCTCCCAAGCCACATCAGAGTTGAGGAAGACAGTGACCAGACGAGAAGCACTAAAGCTTCAGACCATGCTTGCTCAGCAGCAGGGTGATGAGAGGAGATTCCAG GGAATAACACTGAATGGGAATCTGAAAGGCTTCATGGACCTCACCAGTCCCCAGCTGAAGCAGCACATGAAGGCAGCCATCAACATGGGCGTGGATGATCTCAAAGCCAGGTTTGGTGGTTTGCTGAAGGATGAGGGTGTCCAGACCCCAGTGGAGTCTTTCAGAGTGCTAAACCCTGACACCTGGCCAGAAGACCAGGCCAGCCTTCTCACCTTTGGCAATGATGGTGTGGCAGACCTGATGAGGCATTTCAAGGAGCCTCTAGAGAG ATCGGGGTGCAACATGGCTGCAATCCAGGATGAGTGGCAGGGGCTGAAAATCCTGGTCAGCCACAATGTCAAGGACCAGTCCTACAGTGGCCTGTGGGAGACCATGTTGACAAAGGACCCCTACAGGCACGATTACAAG AACATACTGGAGTTGGTGCAGCTTATGCTGGTGCTGCCCATTTCAGCCGCCCAGTGTGAGCGAGACTTCTCTGCGCACAACCGGATTAAGAATTCGACAAGAAGCTGCCTTGGGGTCTCCACCACCGAAGATGAGGATCAGCCTGGAGGGGTCTTCTGTTGA